The window GAATTACAAGAGATAGGATTAACCACTAAAGGTGGTGGAGGAAATACTATACGTAATATATTGGTTTCTTATAATAGTGGAATTACCAATGATGAAGTTTTTGATACTACTCCTTATGCAATAGAATTAACAACTAGGTTAATAGCCGAATCAGATTCCTATTTGCTTCCTCGTAAGATGAAGATTGCTTTTTCATCATCTGATAAGCAGGTAGATTATGCTGCAATTAACGATTTGGGATTTGTTGCAAAGATTCAGGATGGACAAAAAGGTTTTGGAGTTTATGTAGGTGGAGGTGCTGGTTCTAAACCAGCAGTTGGATGGTTAGTATTTAATTTTATTCCGGAAAGTGAACTGTTTATTGTGAGTGAAGCTGTCAAGAAGATGTTCTCTGAACATGGTAACCGAAAAAATAGAAATAGAGCGAGAATTCGTTATATTTTCTATAATTTAGGAGAAATTGAGACTATTCGTCTTATAAGAGAATATTATGAAACATTGAAAAAAACAATTCCTTTATTTCTTCTGAAAGAAGAACATAAAGAAAAGTTAGCTATTGAATATAGCAAATCTGATCCTAGTAATGATATAGTACTTCTTGACGAAAACTATGAAATTTGGAAGAAAAGATATGTGATTGAGCAGAGACAAATTGGATATATGTCAGTGTTGCTTCCTTTTGCATTAGGTAATCTTTTGTTGAAGAATAAAAAATTTATAGAAAATTTAAAGAAGCTTTTGAATTTTGTTTCTCAATTTGGACAAGATACAATTCGTTTTACGACTACGCAAAATGTTCAGTTGCGAAATATCCCAGGTAGTGCATTACCAGAATTATATTTACTGATTAAAAATATATTACCAGAGGTTCAAGAACCTTTATTAGTAAATAATATTATTTCTTGTACTGGAGCAGATACTTGCCGTTTGGGAATTTGTTTGTCGAAAGGGTTAACTGTCGCTATTAGCGATAAAATAAAAAACACAAGGGCAGAGTGGGACAAATTGGCTACTGTGCGTATTCATATATCAGGATGTCCTAATTCTTGTGGTCAACAGCTTTGGGCAGATATAGGATTTTCAGGAAAAGCATTGAGAAACAATAGACTATATCCTGGCTATCAAGTATATTTAGCATCTAATAGGAGTGATAATCCTCGTTTAGCTGAATTAGTTGGTAGTATTGCTGCACGCGATATACCAGAATACGTTGTTCGTTTGTTAATTTCTTATTTGGAAGTTAGATTAAAGTATAAGAACTTAACTTCTTATTTGGAAAATGAAGGAAAAGAAACGGCAATCCGGTTGTTGAATGATTATCAGAAAATACCATCTTTTGAAGATGATAAAAGTTATTACTTCGATTGGGGGGCAAGTATTCCATTTAATATTATCAATCGGAAGAAAACAGAATGTTCTTCGGGATTGTTTGATATGATTAATGTTGATTTGAATCATATTAATGATGCTAAAAAAAATATTGAGACAGAAAAAGATGAACAAAAGATAAATAAGTATTTGTACGATATTATTTATTTTTCTTCACATATGTTGTTAATAACAAGGGGTGTAGAACCAAAGACAACAGAGGATGTATTCAATTTATTTCTTCAGTATTTTCTTGATAAGAAATTAGTTGAAAATAAATACTATGGTCTTTTGGAACAAGCAAGAGATAATAAACAATCGAATTTTGTAATTCATAAGGGAAATATTTACTCTCTTTCAGATGCTGTTGTAGAATTATATAGAAACATGGATGACTCTTTACATTTTAAAAATGTAGAATTGGTGGTATCTGAAATGGAAAAAATAAAAGAAGTTTCATATAAAAATAGATTCAAAGATTTGCGTGGTGTTATTTGTCCGATGAACTTTGTACAAGTCAAGATACAATTGGCATCGATGCAATCTGGTGAAAAATTGGAAATATGGTTGGATGATAGTCATCTTAGTGTCATTATTTCAATACAAAATGAAGGACATCAAATATTAGAACAAGACCGTATAGAAAATTATTGGAAGGTAATTATTAAAAAGAAATAAGGTTTTGAAATTTTAGAATGAATGAAGGGAGGGAAAAAATATTCATTTTGCTAATTTGCTAATGAATGACGAAAGTGATGGATTATATTATAGTATTTAGTTATTATGTGATTCAAGAAGAAAATGTTTAGAACATAAAGATTTTCTAAAAAATAGTTTTATAGTCTTGTGTTTTATAAAAAAAAAGCGATGAAAGATGAATTTTACATCTGAACAAATAGAACGTTATAGCCGTCATATTCTTTTGCAGGATGTAGGTTTAGAAGGGCAAGAAAAAATAGGTGATAGTAAAGTACTTGTGATTGGTGTTGGAGGATTGGGAGCACCTGTTCTTTTTTATTTGGCTGCTGCAGGAATTGGTACTTTGGGAATTATTGACAGAGAAGTAG of the Candidatus Azobacteroides pseudotrichonymphae genomovar. CFP2 genome contains:
- a CDS encoding sulfurtransferase TusA family protein, with the translated sequence MMYRLPDTLSEDIQRFGVLSVDYREKKIGSVEFKSFRVPMGVYEQRENEVYMSRIRTTGGVIYPKQFLRIIDIALRHHSDLLHITTRQEIQIQNLKLEEIQPIFYELQEIGLTTKGGGGNTIRNILVSYNSGITNDEVFDTTPYAIELTTRLIAESDSYLLPRKMKIAFSSSDKQVDYAAINDLGFVAKIQDGQKGFGVYVGGGAGSKPAVGWLVFNFIPESELFIVSEAVKKMFSEHGNRKNRNRARIRYIFYNLGEIETIRLIREYYETLKKTIPLFLLKEEHKEKLAIEYSKSDPSNDIVLLDENYEIWKKRYVIEQRQIGYMSVLLPFALGNLLLKNKKFIENLKKLLNFVSQFGQDTIRFTTTQNVQLRNIPGSALPELYLLIKNILPEVQEPLLVNNIISCTGADTCRLGICLSKGLTVAISDKIKNTRAEWDKLATVRIHISGCPNSCGQQLWADIGFSGKALRNNRLYPGYQVYLASNRSDNPRLAELVGSIAARDIPEYVVRLLISYLEVRLKYKNLTSYLENEGKETAIRLLNDYQKIPSFEDDKSYYFDWGASIPFNIINRKKTECSSGLFDMINVDLNHINDAKKNIETEKDEQKINKYLYDIIYFSSHMLLITRGVEPKTTEDVFNLFLQYFLDKKLVENKYYGLLEQARDNKQSNFVIHKGNIYSLSDAVVELYRNMDDSLHFKNVELVVSEMEKIKEVSYKNRFKDLRGVICPMNFVQVKIQLASMQSGEKLEIWLDDSHLSVIISIQNEGHQILEQDRIENYWKVIIKKK